Proteins encoded in a region of the Sterolibacterium denitrificans genome:
- a CDS encoding EAL and HDOD domain-containing protein, giving the protein MFNFFHRLLRRNQPKTGLPAAEPAPPRATSHAGDAPQATADAADTPDTSDTSNASDTPTRRGFVCREPILDRQERIAGYAFDLHAKLQLRLRLQQDPTARRAYDDALLRNLTALDVHGLLGHRLAFVHLSPASLGHPLIERLAAQNTVLMLTLEASAMPAPTALQAQLDALRQRGLAHGWLLQKVHLKDHPGLLDLAAQADYVQFQTGEFDGLEIKTLIKMLDAARPAGRARLQLIAHELASFDEFNLCFQGGFDYFLGDFITRRDNWHPPRSDINRLLVIKLLNLLRSDTELSVIAPQLIGDPVMSFKLLRYLNSSAMGLQSPITAMDKALLVLGRSRFYRWLSLLLFDIKSPGYRERMLIEQALTRAFFLEALAGQGQLPKDGDELFLLGLFSMLDLLIGQPLPNILDQARLPPAVHAALLGEPGIHRSALELAIAAEDPHSTTLEQHSAACGLDAAQITRYGVTALTRAHEITTLSESA; this is encoded by the coding sequence TGAGGCGCAACCAACCCAAAACCGGCCTGCCGGCAGCCGAGCCTGCGCCACCCAGAGCGACAAGCCACGCTGGCGACGCGCCGCAGGCAACAGCCGATGCGGCTGATACGCCAGATACGTCTGATACATCCAACGCATCCGATACCCCCACCCGGCGCGGCTTCGTCTGTCGCGAACCGATCCTCGATCGCCAGGAACGGATCGCCGGCTATGCCTTCGACCTGCACGCAAAGCTGCAACTGCGGCTACGCCTGCAGCAAGACCCCACGGCGCGGCGCGCCTACGACGACGCCTTGCTGCGCAACCTGACGGCCCTGGATGTCCATGGCCTGCTGGGACATCGCCTGGCCTTCGTTCATCTCTCGCCGGCTTCGCTCGGACATCCGCTGATCGAACGGCTGGCAGCGCAAAACACCGTGCTGATGCTGACCCTGGAGGCATCCGCGATGCCAGCGCCGACCGCCCTGCAGGCGCAGCTCGATGCCCTGCGCCAACGAGGGCTGGCCCATGGCTGGCTGCTGCAAAAAGTCCACCTCAAGGACCACCCGGGACTGCTCGATCTGGCCGCCCAGGCTGATTACGTGCAGTTTCAGACCGGAGAATTCGACGGCCTGGAAATCAAGACGCTCATCAAGATGCTCGATGCCGCCCGTCCGGCGGGTCGGGCCAGACTGCAACTGATCGCGCACGAACTCGCCAGCTTCGACGAATTCAACCTCTGCTTCCAGGGCGGCTTCGATTACTTCCTCGGCGATTTCATCACCCGCCGCGACAACTGGCATCCGCCCAGGAGCGACATCAATCGCCTGCTGGTCATCAAGCTGCTCAACCTGCTGCGCAGCGACACGGAACTCAGCGTCATTGCGCCGCAACTGATCGGCGATCCGGTGATGAGCTTCAAGCTGCTGCGCTACCTGAACTCGTCGGCCATGGGCCTGCAAAGCCCGATCACCGCGATGGACAAGGCGCTGCTGGTGCTCGGCCGCAGCCGCTTCTATCGCTGGCTGTCGCTGCTGCTGTTCGACATCAAGTCGCCGGGCTACCGCGAGCGCATGCTGATCGAACAGGCGCTGACCCGCGCCTTCTTTCTCGAAGCGCTGGCCGGCCAGGGACAACTGCCGAAAGACGGCGACGAACTCTTCCTCCTCGGCCTGTTCTCCATGCTGGATCTGCTGATCGGCCAGCCGCTGCCGAACATACTCGACCAGGCCCGCCTGCCGCCGGCCGTCCACGCCGCCCTGCTCGGCGAACCCGGCATCCATCGCAGCGCCCTGGAACTCGCCATCGCCGCCGAAGACCCGCACTCGACCACCCTGGAGCAACACAGCGCCGCCTGCGGCCTGGATGCGGCGCAAATCACGCGCTACGGCGTCACTGCGCTGACCAGGGCCCACGAAATTACCACGCTCAGCGAAAGCGCGTAG